A genomic segment from Salmo trutta chromosome 38, fSalTru1.1, whole genome shotgun sequence encodes:
- the LOC115178101 gene encoding zinc finger protein 436-like — protein HCCSDCGKRFKSSSELKKHHRVHTGEKPYSCNQCGKSFTHSSNLKTHQRTHTREKPYSCDQCGKSFTHSSNLKTHQRIHTGEQPYSCEQCGKIFSQSSNLVSHQRTHTGEQSYSCEQCGKNFSRIEHLKGHQRTHTGEKPYSCDQCGKSFTQSRNLVSHQRTHTGEQPYSCEQCGKSFSRIEHLKGHQRTHTGEKPYSCDQCGKSFTQSNSLNRHQRTHT, from the coding sequence cactgctgctctgactgtgggaaacgtttcaaatcttcatcagaacttaaaaaacACCatcgagtacacacaggagagaagccttatagctgtaatcaatgtgggaagagttttactcattcaagtaatctgaaaacacaccagagaacacacacaagagagaagccttacagctgtgatcaatgtggcaagagttttactcattcaagtaatctgaaaacacaccagagaatacacacaggagagcagccatatagctgtgagcaatgtggCAAGATTTTttctcagtcaagcaacctggtatcacaccagagaacacacacaggagagcagtcatatagctgtgagcaatgtgggAAAAACTTTTCTCGGATAGAACACCTTAaaggacaccagagaacacacacaggagagaaaccttatagctgtgatcagtgtgggaaaagttttactcagtcacgcaacctggtatcacaccagagaacacacacaggagagcagccatatagctgtgagcaatgtgggAAAAGCTTTTCTCGGATAGAACACCTTAaaggacaccagagaacacacacaggagagaaaccttatagctgtgatcagtgtgggaagagttttactcagtcaaacagcctgaatagacaccagagaacacacacatga